A stretch of the Candidatus Bandiella numerosa genome encodes the following:
- the bamA gene encoding outer membrane protein assembly factor BamA: MHLVKNFIFIIVFSLQFLNVIASENVQKIEVIGNKRVPTDTILYYLDFKIGDKATKENIDKSVKNLYSQGFFSDISIKQSAKNVIIIKIEENPVIRKITIEGSKKLKAATIKKELQVKEGNIYSKYQLESDVKRIESTYKKIGYFATSAQSTIKMRGQDSVDVTILINEGEKPKIKKIIFYGNTKFSQKDLLKIIASKEAAWYRLFSSSDLYDQDRIMLDKDLLKQHYMQEGYANFKVLSSTSEITPNGESFLLTYVITEGERFNFGKSSIDCQIKDIDATELKKFIDYKEGEIFNESLIDKTVYQTTSFLGNKGYTFIDVDYNLEKDEKNKIVNIRYTINETAKYFVKNINIVGNTRTLDRVIRRELKIYEGDSFNLSKIQRSKQKVANLGYFSSVEFENKPTSEFDKLDLDIKVKETSTGSMRFAIGYNTASGAIGSTTLSEYNFLGKGQIVEFDFSKARKSSDISFSFTEPKFMDRNLAVGFDIFTTSQDRSDQSSFSAKSKGLTLRTGYDINEYLYHNINYSIKNEKSDKSKDASIFLKVQPNKTRVSSIGHSITYDKLNSRISPTKGYMVKLTQNFAGVGGNVKYLQHQLYTSYFKPLYKENIILNLIGRAGNIRGIGGNNVNVNDSFFVGEDYIRGFDVSGIGPRVKKYTGNDDRASLGGNTFFAGTAEIQFPLGLPEEFGMKGAVFSDFGTLFDTDAAKYKCEGKDCECNSGVNDQKISSKPLCEGGRLNSDYIDTSKKIRASYGVGLVWDSPLGFIRLDYGTPFTKESFDKTSRVRFSIGTNF, from the coding sequence ATGCATTTAGTTAAAAATTTTATTTTTATAATTGTTTTTTCACTTCAATTTTTGAATGTTATTGCATCTGAAAATGTTCAAAAAATTGAGGTCATAGGCAACAAGAGAGTTCCCACAGATACCATTTTATACTATCTAGATTTTAAAATAGGGGATAAAGCTACTAAAGAAAATATTGATAAATCAGTTAAAAATTTATACTCCCAAGGTTTTTTTTCTGACATATCGATTAAACAAAGTGCAAAAAATGTTATAATCATCAAAATCGAAGAAAATCCTGTAATTAGAAAAATTACTATCGAGGGTAGTAAAAAATTAAAAGCTGCTACAATCAAGAAAGAATTACAAGTTAAAGAAGGTAACATCTATTCAAAATATCAATTAGAAAGCGATGTTAAAAGAATAGAATCTACGTATAAAAAAATAGGTTATTTTGCTACTTCTGCTCAATCAACGATAAAAATGCGAGGACAAGATTCAGTTGATGTTACAATTCTCATTAATGAAGGAGAAAAGCCAAAAATCAAAAAAATAATTTTTTATGGCAATACTAAATTTTCTCAAAAAGATTTATTAAAAATCATTGCATCAAAAGAGGCGGCTTGGTATAGGTTGTTTTCTTCGAGTGATTTATACGACCAAGATAGAATTATGTTGGATAAAGATTTACTCAAGCAACATTATATGCAAGAAGGATATGCTAATTTTAAAGTTCTATCTTCAACCTCTGAAATTACTCCTAATGGCGAATCATTTTTGTTAACATACGTTATTACTGAAGGTGAAAGGTTTAATTTTGGTAAATCATCAATTGATTGCCAAATAAAAGATATTGATGCAACTGAATTGAAAAAATTCATCGATTATAAAGAAGGGGAAATATTTAATGAATCTTTAATCGACAAAACTGTATACCAAACCACATCATTTTTGGGTAATAAGGGTTATACTTTTATAGATGTTGATTATAATTTGGAGAAAGATGAAAAAAATAAAATAGTAAATATCAGATACACCATCAACGAAACTGCAAAATATTTTGTTAAGAATATTAATATTGTTGGCAACACAAGAACCTTGGATAGAGTTATTAGAAGGGAATTAAAAATCTACGAAGGTGATTCGTTCAATTTATCAAAAATTCAAAGGTCTAAACAAAAAGTTGCTAATTTGGGTTATTTTAGCTCAGTTGAATTTGAGAATAAGCCAACTTCTGAATTTGATAAATTAGATTTGGATATTAAAGTAAAAGAGACATCTACGGGATCTATGCGTTTTGCAATTGGGTATAACACTGCTTCAGGCGCAATTGGTTCAACAACATTGTCTGAATATAATTTTTTGGGTAAGGGGCAAATAGTAGAATTTGATTTTAGTAAAGCTAGAAAAAGCTCTGATATATCGTTTAGTTTTACTGAACCAAAGTTTATGGATCGTAACTTAGCAGTTGGTTTTGATATTTTTACAACATCTCAAGATAGGTCAGATCAAAGCTCTTTTAGCGCTAAAAGCAAGGGCCTGACCCTCAGAACTGGGTATGATATTAATGAATATTTATATCATAATATTAATTATTCTATCAAAAATGAAAAATCTGATAAGAGCAAAGATGCATCAATATTTCTAAAGGTTCAACCAAATAAAACACGTGTGTCCTCCATTGGTCATTCAATTACATATGATAAATTAAATAGCAGGATTAGCCCTACAAAAGGATACATGGTTAAACTTACACAAAATTTTGCCGGTGTTGGTGGTAATGTAAAATATTTGCAACACCAACTGTATACGAGTTATTTTAAGCCACTGTATAAAGAAAATATTATTTTAAATTTAATCGGAAGAGCTGGTAATATTCGTGGTATTGGTGGCAACAATGTTAACGTTAACGATAGCTTTTTTGTTGGAGAGGATTATATAAGGGGGTTTGATGTATCAGGTATAGGTCCAAGGGTTAAAAAATACACAGGAAATGATGACCGAGCATCGCTTGGAGGTAATACTTTTTTCGCAGGCACAGCTGAAATACAATTTCCTTTAGGTCTCCCTGAGGAATTTGGGATGAAAGGAGCTGTTTTTAGTGATTTCGGTACTTTGTTTGACACCGATGCAGCAAAATATAAATGTGAAGGAAAAGATTGTGAATGTAATTCTGGTGTAAATGATCAAAAAATCAGTTCTAAGCCTTTATGTGAAGGAGGAAGATTAAATTCTGACTACATTGATACAAGCAAGAAAATTAG
- the rseP gene encoding RIP metalloprotease RseP: MYTSAKALFWFLVILTPIVFIHELGHFLFARLFGVKIEVFSIGFGKPLIKWKDSKDTVWQIALIPLGGYVKMFGDEGAASTPDKEKIDSLSEKEKSLSFHHKNLWQKSLIVFGGPFANYLLTIIIFIILSMHSGVKEFKPEITGLQQDSPAQKAGLEVGDLIVDVNGDKVDSPVDLKLKLDKSENMNIEVGVVRQKSYLTVNVAPKEEEYKNIFGEIVKSRMIGVYFEKFTFRKVGVAESFVNSFYQVGNMSYMFVKAIWQMITLKRGTEDIGGPIKIALYSESMAKQGFMAILYFVAMISLNLGLINLFPIPMLDGGHLFFYGVEAIIRRPINHKVQVICFKIGFFILIGLMSIAFWNDLKAIEFFKKLKLLLG, from the coding sequence ATGTATACATCAGCAAAAGCTCTGTTTTGGTTTTTAGTGATTTTAACGCCAATTGTGTTTATTCATGAATTGGGGCATTTTTTATTTGCTAGACTGTTTGGGGTGAAAATCGAGGTGTTTTCAATAGGATTTGGAAAGCCACTAATCAAGTGGAAAGATAGTAAAGACACTGTTTGGCAAATTGCCCTTATACCTCTTGGAGGTTATGTAAAAATGTTTGGTGATGAAGGTGCTGCGAGCACTCCAGATAAAGAAAAAATAGATAGTTTATCAGAGAAAGAAAAAAGTTTATCTTTTCATCATAAAAATTTATGGCAAAAATCTTTGATTGTTTTTGGCGGGCCGTTTGCTAATTATCTACTAACAATTATCATTTTTATTATTTTATCAATGCATAGTGGGGTAAAGGAATTTAAGCCTGAAATTACAGGCCTGCAACAAGACTCTCCAGCTCAAAAAGCTGGTTTGGAAGTGGGAGATTTAATTGTTGACGTTAATGGAGATAAAGTAGACTCTCCAGTTGATCTGAAGTTAAAATTAGATAAAAGTGAAAATATGAATATTGAAGTAGGAGTTGTTCGCCAAAAATCCTATTTGACGGTGAATGTTGCGCCCAAGGAAGAAGAATATAAAAATATATTTGGTGAAATTGTTAAATCACGCATGATAGGTGTTTATTTTGAAAAATTCACTTTTAGGAAAGTTGGGGTGGCAGAGTCATTTGTAAATTCCTTTTACCAAGTGGGAAATATGTCATATATGTTCGTAAAAGCTATTTGGCAAATGATAACTTTGAAACGTGGAACGGAGGATATTGGAGGTCCAATAAAAATAGCTTTATACTCAGAGAGTATGGCAAAACAGGGATTTATGGCAATATTATATTTTGTTGCAATGATATCGCTTAATTTAGGTTTGATCAATTTGTTCCCTATACCTATGTTAGATGGAGGGCACCTATTTTTTTATGGAGTAGAAGCAATAATTAGAAGACCAATTAATCATAAAGTTCAGGTTATTTGTTTTAAAATTGGCTTTTTTATACTGATAGGATTGATGTCGATAGCTTTTTGGAATGATTTAAAGGCCATCGAATTCTTTAAGAAATTAAAATTATTATTAGGCTGA
- the ffh gene encoding signal recognition particle protein, producing MFASLSENFIKALDKIKRKGIISGDDLEGALREIRISMLEADVALSVTKEFIKNVKNKAIGQEVVNSVTPGQMIVKIVHDELKNILGTDEQDINLKVSPPAVIILVGLQGVGKTTTAVKLAVYLRKKLKKKVLLASLDTYRPAAQEQLETLGKQVSIDTLPIIHKQFPLDIAKRALQEGKTGLYDLIILDTAGRLHTDEKLIDEIISIKRVTNPVETLLVADSMAGQDAVSSAKQFHDSVNLTGIVLTRIDGDSRGGAALSIKYITGCPIKFIGHGEKISDLEKFYPERIASRILDMGDVVTLVEKAIDAVNEEDLEQLAKKMQKGKFDMEDLKKQLNNLKKMGGISSIMGMLPGFKGIKQALGSDKFDKSVIIRQEAIIDSMTKKEKMYPKIMNASRKNRVAKGAGVTVQDINKLLKQFLEMQKMMKKVSNLDERNLRKFENMIDNKYKNNIS from the coding sequence ATGTTTGCTTCTTTAAGTGAAAATTTTATAAAAGCTCTTGATAAAATTAAGCGCAAAGGGATCATATCAGGAGATGATTTAGAAGGGGCACTGCGTGAAATAAGAATATCTATGCTCGAGGCTGATGTTGCGCTAAGCGTAACTAAAGAATTTATAAAAAATGTAAAAAATAAAGCCATTGGACAGGAAGTTGTTAATAGCGTAACACCTGGGCAAATGATAGTGAAGATTGTTCATGATGAATTAAAAAATATTTTAGGAACGGACGAGCAAGATATTAACTTAAAAGTGTCGCCCCCTGCGGTAATAATATTAGTTGGATTACAAGGTGTGGGTAAGACAACAACTGCTGTTAAGTTAGCAGTATATTTAAGAAAAAAATTAAAGAAGAAAGTGTTGCTTGCATCATTGGATACATATAGACCAGCTGCTCAGGAACAACTTGAGACACTTGGTAAGCAAGTCTCTATTGATACTCTTCCTATTATTCATAAACAATTTCCTCTGGATATTGCTAAAAGAGCGCTACAAGAGGGTAAAACAGGATTATATGACCTAATAATCCTGGATACGGCAGGTAGATTGCACACTGATGAAAAATTAATAGATGAAATCATTTCTATAAAACGCGTTACTAATCCTGTTGAAACTTTATTAGTAGCAGATTCTATGGCAGGACAAGATGCAGTAAGTAGTGCGAAGCAATTTCACGATTCAGTAAATTTAACAGGTATTGTATTGACTAGGATTGATGGTGATTCAAGGGGTGGAGCAGCGCTAAGTATAAAATATATCACAGGATGCCCTATCAAGTTTATCGGGCATGGAGAAAAAATATCTGATTTGGAAAAATTTTATCCTGAAAGAATTGCATCTAGAATTCTTGATATGGGAGATGTTGTTACTTTAGTCGAAAAAGCTATAGACGCAGTGAACGAAGAGGACTTAGAGCAGCTAGCTAAAAAAATGCAAAAGGGCAAATTCGATATGGAAGATTTAAAGAAACAGCTCAATAATTTAAAAAAAATGGGGGGAATATCTTCAATTATGGGTATGTTACCTGGTTTTAAGGGAATTAAGCAAGCTTTAGGTTCAGATAAATTTGATAAAAGTGTTATAATCAGGCAAGAGGCAATAATAGACTCTATGACAAAAAAAGAGAAGATGTACCCCAAAATAATGAATGCATCAAGAAAAAATAGAGTTGCCAAGGGAGCTGGGGTTACTGTTCAAGATATTAATAAATTGTTGAAGCAGTTTTTAGAAATGCAAAAAATGATGAAGAAAGTAAGTAATTTGGACGAAAGAAATTTAAGAAAATTTGAAAATATGATAGATAATAAATATAAAAACAATATTTCATGA
- a CDS encoding outer membrane protein assembly factor BamE, translated as MKNLKDDQKIKRLSEALRINLKRRKSKNKKETCEKIMKNKTTKLAVILILSAMLISCGKKTERVGYFLSKEKLDTIKINQTSEQSLLNALGEPTTKSSFGPKIYYYMEHQYEQVAFFYPKLKEQKIVAIELDAKDIIKKVTIYGSKDANVLNYDSDQIMIKGNQIGVLEQFASNIGKFSSKAQKGSAN; from the coding sequence ATGAAAAATCTGAAAGATGACCAAAAAATAAAAAGGCTATCTGAGGCTTTGAGAATAAATCTTAAGAGAAGAAAATCAAAGAATAAAAAAGAAACCTGTGAGAAAATTATGAAAAATAAAACTACTAAGTTAGCTGTAATATTAATCTTGTCAGCTATGTTGATATCATGTGGTAAAAAAACGGAAAGAGTAGGCTATTTTTTAAGCAAGGAAAAGCTGGACACTATCAAAATCAATCAAACTTCTGAGCAAAGTCTTCTGAATGCCTTAGGAGAACCTACAACCAAATCAAGCTTTGGCCCAAAGATTTACTATTATATGGAACACCAATATGAACAAGTTGCATTTTTTTATCCGAAATTAAAGGAACAAAAAATTGTCGCCATAGAACTGGATGCAAAAGATATAATCAAAAAAGTAACAATATATGGTTCAAAAGATGCAAATGTTTTGAATTATGACTCAGATCAAATTATGATAAAGGGAAATCAAATTGGTGTGCTAGAGCAATTTGCAAGCAATATAGGTAAATTCAGTTCAAAAGCTCAAAAGGGTAGTGCAAATTGA
- a CDS encoding winged helix-turn-helix domain-containing protein, whose translation MIVIFSKNTHLEQALRNFQMYKNLKIVTTQDKKQLEEAGRICILDEVVSFNNQYKICISTSKTQGTDLTKPFHISGLNLLIIKCLAQINNYIFPDKFSFFYNERLLINNDEKTVKLTEKEAGLLNFILKSPIFTVNKVEVLDKLWRYDITSETLTIETHIYLLKAKFKKLGFKNVLSIDKNKINFSI comes from the coding sequence ATGATAGTGATATTTAGTAAGAATACGCACTTAGAGCAAGCTTTAAGAAATTTCCAGATGTATAAAAACTTAAAGATTGTAACAACACAGGACAAAAAACAATTAGAAGAAGCAGGTAGAATTTGTATATTAGATGAGGTTGTGAGCTTTAATAATCAATATAAAATTTGCATTTCTACATCAAAAACTCAGGGCACAGATTTAACAAAACCTTTTCATATCTCAGGTTTAAATCTCCTCATTATTAAATGCTTAGCACAAATAAATAATTATATATTTCCCGATAAATTTTCTTTTTTCTACAATGAGAGATTGTTAATTAATAATGATGAAAAAACTGTTAAATTGACCGAAAAAGAAGCTGGCTTGCTAAATTTTATTTTAAAAAGTCCAATTTTTACTGTTAACAAAGTCGAGGTTCTTGATAAATTGTGGAGATACGATATTACTTCAGAAACATTAACTATTGAAACACATATTTATCTTTTAAAAGCAAAATTCAAAAAACTTGGCTTTAAGAATGTATTGTCAATTGATAAGAATAAAATTAATTTCAGTATTTAA
- a CDS encoding flagellar hook assembly protein FlgD, whose product MAEVGSSKSIINSSDNGAVDKIAKEKKALAEEKKRFLGFFVESLKGQDPTSPMDHSHVINTMLSYQNTTNLMDIKGLLYDAFNESDQAKLSSAVNQLGQGVIIKGNDIELTESEENSKKVLKADIIYLLEDQADKVKISIKDEKGKVISEVESAEKNKGMNTFVWDGELIKDNEKSTDPAKLGKYTYEVVATDKNGEKIKVTTFSGIRNIIDKILLDNKGSPVFNSGEKRFNQDQIYGYQAVNTANLGNLQNFKDYLKSNKDLFTTRKDA is encoded by the coding sequence ATGGCCGAAGTAGGATCGTCAAAATCAATCATCAATTCCTCTGATAATGGTGCTGTTGATAAAATTGCAAAAGAAAAAAAGGCTTTAGCGGAAGAGAAAAAAAGGTTTTTAGGATTTTTTGTAGAATCTCTCAAAGGTCAAGATCCGACTTCTCCAATGGATCATTCCCATGTGATCAATACCATGTTGTCATACCAAAACACAACTAATTTAATGGACATTAAAGGGTTATTATACGATGCATTCAACGAGAGTGACCAAGCAAAATTGTCTAGTGCCGTTAATCAACTAGGGCAAGGAGTAATAATTAAGGGTAACGATATTGAGCTTACTGAATCAGAAGAAAATAGTAAAAAAGTTTTAAAGGCAGATATAATTTATCTGTTAGAAGATCAAGCAGACAAAGTTAAAATTTCAATTAAAGATGAAAAAGGAAAAGTAATTTCTGAAGTAGAAAGTGCTGAAAAAAATAAAGGGATGAATACATTCGTCTGGGATGGAGAATTAATAAAAGATAATGAAAAATCTACTGATCCTGCAAAATTAGGCAAATATACTTATGAAGTAGTTGCTACTGACAAAAATGGTGAAAAAATTAAGGTAACCACTTTTAGTGGTATTAGAAATATTATTGATAAAATTCTTTTGGATAATAAAGGTTCCCCCGTATTTAATTCAGGTGAAAAACGGTTTAATCAGGATCAGATTTATGGCTATCAAGCAGTGAATACTGCTAATCTCGGTAATTTGCAAAATTTCAAAGATTATTTAAAATCTAATAAAGACCTATTCACTACCAGAAAAGATGCATAA
- a CDS encoding disulfide bond formation protein B → MQNRQILITDFIILIIAITANIIALFYQFAFHELPCPLCLLQRVGLFFIAFGAIMNIRYGNEFRYNLIIIISSIYSLIVAMRQVLLHIVPGDPGYGSKFLNLHFYTWNDIVSFSFIILVSLTPIFKNIKFNSILSYFSISDKLLNRLLFLILLTMLLINVISVYLECGFMQCPDNPVEYRNRF, encoded by the coding sequence ATGCAAAATAGACAAATTTTAATAACAGATTTTATAATACTTATTATAGCAATCACAGCGAATATAATTGCTCTTTTTTATCAATTTGCATTCCATGAGCTTCCTTGCCCTCTTTGTTTATTACAAAGAGTAGGGTTATTCTTTATAGCATTTGGGGCCATAATGAATATTAGGTACGGTAATGAATTTAGATATAATTTGATAATCATTATTTCTAGTATATACAGCTTAATTGTGGCTATGAGACAAGTGTTGCTACATATTGTGCCTGGTGATCCAGGATATGGATCAAAATTCCTCAATTTGCATTTTTACACTTGGAATGATATCGTTTCATTTTCATTTATTATTCTAGTATCTTTAACACCAATATTTAAAAACATAAAGTTTAATAGCATATTGTCATACTTTTCAATATCTGATAAATTGCTTAATAGGCTTTTGTTTTTGATATTACTAACTATGTTATTAATCAACGTCATTTCTGTATATTTGGAATGTGGTTTTATGCAATGTCCTGACAATCCAGTTGAATATAGAAACAGATTCTAG
- a CDS encoding DUF5993 family protein: protein MIVSIFIILVMALCLAYIGKIGFSLILFFMCYAISVAWFIHHATDKLNLSF from the coding sequence ATGATAGTGAGTATCTTCATTATATTAGTTATGGCATTGTGCTTGGCGTATATAGGCAAAATAGGTTTTAGTCTAATTTTATTTTTTATGTGCTATGCAATCTCTGTGGCTTGGTTCATTCACCATGCAACAGATAAATTAAATTTATCTTTTTAA
- a CDS encoding ComF family protein gives MAGDIKQNANMRIIDYLGHAINIMYPPICIMCKANCWISNILCKECWGKISFITRPTCKKCGTSLTISSNMILCTDKFCINEKHCYNYTISIIEYNDFAKQIIKKFKFHAIFKLRKLLKNWLTYISATLECKDIDYIFPVPLHKSKLKLRGYNQSAIIAKIMADITKIKYNSKILVKIKNTASQSELSKNLREKNLKNSFYISENNRKLIQGKKILLIDDVITTGNTINECSKILIKNGATEVIAISIARR, from the coding sequence ATGGCAGGAGATATAAAGCAAAATGCAAATATGAGAATTATAGATTATCTTGGGCACGCTATAAATATTATGTATCCTCCAATCTGCATTATGTGCAAGGCAAATTGTTGGATTTCTAATATATTATGTAAAGAATGTTGGGGGAAAATTTCATTTATAACTAGGCCAACTTGCAAAAAATGCGGAACTTCCTTAACAATCTCTAGTAACATGATTCTTTGTACTGATAAATTTTGTATCAATGAAAAGCATTGCTATAATTATACAATATCCATAATTGAATATAATGATTTCGCAAAACAAATAATCAAAAAATTTAAATTTCATGCTATCTTTAAATTAAGAAAATTATTAAAAAATTGGCTAACGTATATTTCAGCTACATTAGAATGTAAAGATATAGATTATATATTTCCAGTACCACTTCATAAATCAAAATTAAAGCTACGTGGGTATAATCAATCAGCCATCATTGCAAAAATAATGGCTGACATAACAAAAATAAAATATAATTCAAAAATTTTAGTAAAGATTAAAAATACAGCTAGTCAAAGCGAATTAAGTAAAAATCTTAGGGAGAAAAATCTAAAAAATTCATTTTATATTAGTGAAAATAATAGAAAATTAATTCAAGGAAAAAAAATATTATTAATAGATGATGTAATAACTACTGGCAATACTATTAATGAGTGCTCAAAAATTTTAATTAAGAACGGGGCAACAGAGGTTATTGCGATTTCTATTGCTAGACGTTAA
- a CDS encoding NuoB/complex I 20 kDa subunit family protein, translating to MGINIHNEHNKITLRQKQDELLNYAIEDVKNRGFVTAKLDDLVKWARAGSLWPMTFGLACCAIEMMHTASSRYDMDRFGMLFRPSPRQSDVMIVAGTLTNKMASALRKVYDQMPEPRWVLSMGSCANGGGYYHYSYSVVRGCDRIVPVDVYVPGCPPTAEALLYGLLILQRKIKRTTSLE from the coding sequence ATGGGAATAAATATACATAACGAGCATAATAAAATTACATTGCGTCAAAAACAAGATGAGCTTTTAAATTATGCTATAGAAGATGTTAAAAACAGAGGCTTTGTTACTGCTAAATTAGATGATTTAGTAAAATGGGCTAGAGCAGGCTCTTTATGGCCAATGACATTTGGTCTTGCGTGTTGTGCAATTGAGATGATGCACACTGCGTCTAGCAGGTATGACATGGATAGATTTGGGATGCTTTTCAGGCCTAGTCCACGTCAATCTGATGTTATGATTGTAGCAGGTACACTAACTAATAAAATGGCTAGTGCCCTTAGGAAAGTATATGATCAAATGCCTGAGCCAAGATGGGTTCTTTCGATGGGTAGTTGTGCAAATGGTGGTGGGTATTATCATTATTCATATTCTGTGGTAAGAGGATGTGATAGAATAGTGCCTGTGGATGTATATGTTCCAGGTTGTCCACCTACGGCAGAAGCATTGCTATATGGTTTATTAATTTTGCAAAGAAAAATAAAAAGAACAACCTCTTTGGAATAA
- a CDS encoding NADH-quinone oxidoreductase subunit A, whose product MNMQLYLENYLSILIFIVISSCLAFVLIILPFVVNKLNPYKEKLSTYECGFENFGNAKKKFDVRFYLVSILFIIFDLEIAFLFPWAIVLKEIGLIGFWSMIMFIITLTIGFIYEWKKGALEWE is encoded by the coding sequence ATGAACATGCAATTATATTTAGAAAATTACCTATCAATATTAATTTTCATAGTAATAAGTTCATGCTTAGCTTTTGTATTAATAATTTTGCCTTTTGTGGTGAATAAGTTAAATCCCTACAAAGAAAAATTATCTACTTATGAATGCGGTTTTGAAAATTTTGGAAATGCTAAGAAAAAATTTGATGTGAGGTTTTACTTAGTGTCTATCCTTTTTATTATCTTTGATTTAGAAATAGCGTTTTTATTTCCATGGGCGATTGTATTAAAGGAAATAGGGCTTATTGGATTTTGGTCAATGATTATGTTTATTATCACACTGACAATAGGATTCATATATGAGTGGAAAAAAGGGGCATTGGAATGGGAATAA
- a CDS encoding 2Fe-2S iron-sulfur cluster-binding protein produces the protein MPKIKFVHDNGDVKELEAPNGLSVMEIAHQNGIYEIEGACGGSLSCATCHVIVDKNFYDTLEKVIPKKEDEDDMLDLAFGLTKTSRLSCQIIMQDEFDGLTVRIPKER, from the coding sequence ATGCCAAAAATTAAGTTTGTTCATGATAATGGAGATGTTAAAGAACTAGAAGCACCTAATGGCTTGTCTGTTATGGAAATTGCTCACCAAAATGGTATATATGAAATAGAGGGGGCATGTGGTGGTTCTCTGTCGTGTGCTACATGTCATGTTATTGTGGATAAAAATTTTTATGATACACTGGAAAAGGTGATACCAAAAAAAGAAGATGAGGACGATATGTTAGATTTGGCATTTGGTTTAACTAAGACTTCAAGATTAAGTTGCCAGATAATAATGCAAGATGAATTTGATGGTCTTACTGTAAGAATACCTAAAGAAAGATAG
- the yajC gene encoding preprotein translocase subunit YajC, protein MFIQEVLADVSAGSSAGSMLTSMAPLLIIIVVFYFLVIRPQQKKLKNHQDMVNNLQKGDQIVTAGGMVATVSKVETESDILVVEIAKDVKVKIKRDTVSQIVNLNKSAK, encoded by the coding sequence ATGTTTATACAAGAGGTTTTAGCAGATGTGTCAGCTGGCTCCTCAGCCGGTTCGATGCTTACTAGTATGGCTCCATTGCTGATAATTATAGTTGTGTTTTATTTCTTAGTTATTCGCCCTCAGCAAAAAAAACTGAAAAATCATCAAGATATGGTCAATAACCTGCAAAAAGGTGACCAAATTGTTACAGCAGGTGGAATGGTTGCTACCGTATCTAAAGTGGAGACAGAGAGCGATATTTTAGTTGTTGAGATAGCAAAAGATGTAAAGGTAAAAATTAAAAGAGATACCGTTTCTCAGATTGTAAATCTTAATAAAAGCGCTAAGTGA
- a CDS encoding 5-carboxymethyl-2-hydroxymuconate Delta-isomerase, producing the protein MPHIIIEYSDNVSSLVNPTKITHLAHNIMMQSGLFNAADIKSRSYVSEDYLVGEKGNKGFFVHVTVYILEGRSTLQKQNLSDALSDALQIPLEKVDQLSIDIRELAKDTYRKYVSR; encoded by the coding sequence ATGCCGCATATAATTATTGAATATTCCGACAATGTGAGCTCCTTAGTGAATCCTACGAAGATTACTCATCTTGCGCATAATATAATGATGCAGTCAGGCCTTTTTAATGCTGCAGATATAAAATCACGCTCCTATGTTTCTGAGGATTATTTGGTAGGTGAAAAGGGCAATAAGGGATTTTTTGTTCACGTAACTGTGTATATACTTGAAGGTCGCTCTACCTTACAAAAACAGAACTTAAGTGATGCGTTAAGCGATGCCTTGCAAATACCTTTGGAAAAAGTGGATCAATTATCTATTGATATTAGAGAATTGGCGAAAGATACGTATCGCAAATATGTCTCTAGATAA